In one Roseburia intestinalis L1-82 genomic region, the following are encoded:
- the trpD gene encoding anthranilate phosphoribosyltransferase, giving the protein MKEYIAKAVDGKNLTQEEAKKAMEIMLSGEATQAQIAAFLTAMRMKGETLEELIGLASVLRDKAETITPKSENYVDLVGTGGDCTYTFNISTTSAFVVAAAGLPVAKHGNRSISSKSGAGDVLEALGVNIMAEPALVQKCVDETGIGFMFAQLFNKSMKYVGQVRKELGIRTVFNILGPLANPSRAKNMVVGVYSPALTEKIAKAMGRLGVERGFVISGNDNMDEFTLSGTTTVSEIDGENVKTYEVTPEQFGLKRASLEELRGGDGAQNAEITKAILSGKETGAKREIVLLNAGATLYIGGVAESIESGVKLAAETIDSGKAMKKLEELVRVSNS; this is encoded by the coding sequence ATGAAAGAATACATAGCAAAAGCAGTAGATGGAAAAAATTTAACACAGGAAGAAGCAAAAAAAGCAATGGAGATCATGTTAAGCGGAGAGGCAACGCAGGCACAGATCGCAGCATTTTTAACGGCAATGCGCATGAAAGGAGAAACGTTAGAGGAACTCATCGGTCTGGCATCGGTGCTGCGCGATAAGGCGGAGACAATCACACCGAAATCTGAAAACTATGTGGATCTGGTCGGAACCGGTGGAGACTGTACCTATACATTTAATATTTCAACCACATCTGCGTTTGTGGTCGCAGCGGCAGGACTTCCGGTTGCAAAGCATGGCAACCGTTCCATCTCCTCAAAATCCGGTGCGGGTGATGTGTTAGAGGCGCTTGGAGTCAACATTATGGCAGAACCGGCACTGGTACAGAAATGTGTTGATGAGACCGGAATAGGTTTTATGTTTGCACAGCTTTTCAATAAATCCATGAAATACGTTGGCCAGGTGAGAAAAGAGCTGGGAATCCGTACGGTATTTAACATCTTAGGACCTCTTGCAAATCCGTCCCGTGCAAAAAATATGGTCGTTGGTGTATACAGTCCGGCATTGACGGAGAAAATAGCAAAAGCTATGGGCAGACTTGGCGTGGAGCGCGGATTTGTCATCAGTGGAAATGATAATATGGATGAATTTACGTTAAGCGGAACGACCACAGTATCAGAGATTGATGGGGAAAATGTAAAAACCTATGAGGTAACACCGGAGCAGTTTGGATTAAAGAGAGCTTCCTTAGAGGAATTGCGCGGTGGAGACGGTGCACAGAATGCCGAGATAACGAAGGCAATTTTAAGTGGAAAAGAAACAGGAGCAAAACGTGAGATTGTTCTTTTGAATGCCGGAGCAACTCTTTATATCGGAGGGGTTGCAGAATCCATAGAATCTGGTGTAAAATTAGCGGCAGAAACCATCGACTCCGGAAAAGCAATGAAAAAACTTGAGGAATTAGTCAGAGTTTCAAATTCATAG
- a CDS encoding threonine aldolase family protein encodes MIRFNSDYTEGCHPAILKRLEETNMEQTAGYGEDEYCREAADRIKAVCEAPDANVHFLVGGTQTNVTVIASALRPYQGAITATTGHINVHETGALEACGYKCLTIDTPDGKLTAEQVEKYTKAHFADESFEHMVQPKLVYISNPTELGTIYKKAELEALYRVCRENDLYLFLDGARLGYGLACRENDLTMADIAANTDVFYIGGTKVGALFGEAVVITNPELKKDFRYSIKQRGGMLAKGRLLGIQFLTLFEENRYFEISAHAARLAEKLKDELTKMNISFYINSPTNQQFPILPDDVLDKLREKYSFAYQARVDETHSAVRFCTCWATKEENVEALLADIRAII; translated from the coding sequence ATGATACGATTTAACAGCGATTATACGGAAGGATGCCATCCGGCAATTTTAAAAAGACTCGAAGAGACAAACATGGAACAGACAGCGGGATATGGAGAGGATGAATATTGCAGGGAGGCGGCAGATCGGATAAAAGCTGTCTGCGAAGCACCGGATGCCAATGTACATTTTCTGGTTGGGGGAACACAGACCAATGTCACAGTGATCGCATCTGCATTAAGACCCTATCAGGGAGCCATCACGGCGACGACCGGACATATCAATGTGCACGAGACCGGAGCACTTGAGGCGTGCGGATATAAATGCCTGACGATCGATACGCCGGATGGAAAGCTGACGGCAGAGCAGGTTGAAAAATATACAAAAGCACATTTTGCAGATGAGAGTTTTGAACATATGGTACAGCCGAAACTCGTGTATATTTCCAATCCGACGGAACTTGGAACCATCTATAAAAAGGCAGAACTTGAGGCGTTATACCGGGTTTGCAGGGAAAACGATCTGTATCTGTTTTTAGACGGAGCGAGACTTGGATACGGACTTGCATGCCGGGAAAATGATCTGACGATGGCAGATATTGCTGCGAATACGGATGTTTTTTATATCGGAGGAACCAAGGTAGGTGCTTTGTTTGGTGAGGCAGTCGTGATCACCAATCCTGAACTGAAAAAAGATTTCCGTTATAGCATCAAGCAGCGTGGCGGTATGCTGGCAAAAGGAAGATTGTTAGGAATTCAGTTTCTGACTTTATTTGAGGAGAACCGTTATTTTGAAATATCAGCACATGCAGCACGACTTGCAGAAAAATTAAAAGATGAATTAACAAAAATGAACATTTCGTTCTATATCAATTCCCCGACAAACCAGCAGTTCCCGATTTTGCCGGATGATGTATTAGACAAGCTGCGGGAAAAATACAGCTTTGCATATCAGGCAAGGGTGGATGAAACACACAGTGCAGTGCGTTTCTGTACCTGCTGGGCAACAAAAGAAGAAAATGTTGAAGCACTTCTTGCAGACATAAGAGCAATCATATAG
- a CDS encoding asparaginase, producing the protein MSAKKKILLLATGGTIASKKSENGLKPQITPEELLEYIPQVKEFCEVSAIQLLNLDSSNMEPEHWKKIVHAIREYYDAYDGFVIAHGTDTMAYTAAALSYMIQNSTKPIVITGAQKPIDLEITDAKSNLIDSFLYAADEKSQGVQIVFDGKVIAGTRAKKVRSKSYNAFSSIDFPSLAVIQDGNIMRYLPMLPYEDEVRFYEELDENIFLMKLIPGIRPRVLQSIFENYDCIIVESFGVGGIPKSIADEFYRLCRQYPDKLVVMATQVAHEGSDMTVYEVGHDMKKYCRFLESYDMTLESVIAKTMWMLGNFDLHSIDVEDIFYRSINYDVIFGKNRKC; encoded by the coding sequence ATGTCGGCAAAGAAAAAAATATTATTACTCGCAACAGGGGGTACGATTGCTTCCAAAAAGTCTGAAAATGGATTAAAGCCACAGATCACACCGGAAGAACTGTTAGAGTATATTCCGCAGGTAAAAGAATTTTGTGAGGTATCTGCAATACAGCTTTTGAATCTCGACAGTTCTAATATGGAACCGGAACATTGGAAAAAAATTGTACATGCAATCCGGGAATATTATGATGCTTATGATGGATTTGTCATTGCACATGGCACGGATACAATGGCATATACAGCTGCTGCACTTTCTTATATGATCCAGAATTCAACAAAGCCGATCGTGATCACGGGAGCACAAAAACCGATCGACCTTGAAATTACGGATGCAAAATCAAATCTGATCGACAGTTTTTTATATGCGGCAGATGAAAAATCACAGGGCGTGCAGATTGTTTTCGATGGCAAAGTCATTGCGGGAACGCGTGCAAAAAAAGTAAGATCGAAAAGCTATAATGCTTTTTCAAGCATTGATTTTCCGTCACTGGCAGTGATTCAGGATGGCAATATCATGCGTTATCTGCCGATGCTCCCATATGAGGATGAAGTACGGTTCTATGAGGAACTTGACGAGAACATTTTCCTGATGAAACTGATCCCCGGTATCCGTCCGCGGGTGTTACAGAGTATTTTTGAAAATTATGACTGTATTATAGTGGAAAGTTTTGGTGTGGGCGGTATTCCAAAATCCATAGCGGATGAGTTTTACCGTCTGTGCAGACAGTACCCGGACAAACTGGTAGTCATGGCAACACAGGTGGCACACGAGGGTAGTGATATGACCGTATATGAGGTCGGGCACGATATGAAAAAGTACTGTCGTTTCTTAGAATCTTATGATATGACACTTGAATCGGTCATCGCAAAGACAATGTGGATGCTTGGAAATTTTGATCTGCACAGCATAGATGTGGAGGACATTTTCTACCGCAGCATTAATTATGATGTGATTTTTGGAAAAAACAGAAAATGTTAA
- a CDS encoding biotin transporter BioY: MRKHFFRRKEEKMKISTKTIVTVGMFTAVLAVLSILQIPMPTGVPITLQTFAMALCGYVLGWQSGVAATLLYIVLGTVGVPIFAGMSAGPGVLFGYTGGFIFGFIFLTLLCGISVRRKNPAVKIILGVIGLLICHLLGAVQYAVLAHITIGASLVAVSLPYIVKDVISVVGAYLVAIAVRKALYAGNILQDAKAA; encoded by the coding sequence ATGCGGAAACATTTTTTCCGCAGAAAAGAGGAGAAAATGAAAATTTCAACAAAAACAATCGTTACCGTTGGGATGTTTACTGCAGTCCTCGCAGTTCTTTCCATTCTTCAGATTCCGATGCCGACCGGTGTGCCGATCACCCTGCAGACTTTTGCAATGGCATTGTGCGGTTATGTGTTAGGATGGCAGTCTGGAGTGGCAGCAACATTACTTTATATTGTACTTGGAACTGTTGGTGTACCGATTTTTGCGGGAATGAGTGCAGGACCGGGAGTGCTGTTTGGCTATACCGGTGGATTTATTTTTGGATTTATTTTTCTGACATTGTTATGTGGCATTTCTGTCCGCAGAAAAAATCCGGCGGTAAAGATCATCCTTGGAGTAATCGGTCTTTTGATCTGTCATCTGCTTGGTGCTGTTCAGTATGCAGTTTTGGCGCATATTACTATTGGAGCATCTTTAGTGGCAGTGTCACTGCCTTATATTGTAAAAGATGTGATTTCAGTGGTTGGTGCTTATCTGGTTGCCATTGCTGTCCGTAAGGCGCTTTATGCAGGAAATATTTTACAGGATGCAAAGGCAGCTTAA
- a CDS encoding DUF1284 domain-containing protein, with amino-acid sequence MKKFRVHHILCTVLYRGEGYSGTFCDNMTQKVRELKADQEEPLMLVTDPDMICTRCPNRTPDDTCVDDKNHVKSKDLELLELFGLKENQLYSYRELLQCAEKKLDKENFLKSCGRCRWYQQGLCSYEEWLENARKILNFLKEF; translated from the coding sequence ATGAAAAAATTTCGTGTGCACCATATTTTGTGTACCGTCCTTTACCGGGGAGAGGGATACAGTGGCACCTTCTGTGACAATATGACACAGAAGGTGCGGGAACTGAAGGCAGACCAGGAAGAACCGCTCATGCTCGTGACAGACCCGGATATGATCTGTACGCGCTGTCCGAACCGGACACCGGATGATACCTGTGTGGATGATAAAAATCATGTAAAATCAAAAGATCTGGAGCTGTTAGAACTGTTCGGATTAAAAGAAAATCAGCTTTATTCTTACAGGGAACTGCTGCAGTGTGCAGAAAAAAAGCTTGATAAGGAAAACTTTTTAAAAAGCTGTGGACGATGCAGATGGTATCAGCAGGGATTGTGCAGTTATGAAGAATGGCTCGAAAATGCCAGAAAAATCTTAAATTTTCTTAAAGAATTTTAG
- a CDS encoding chloride channel protein, whose amino-acid sequence MKEIIRHKIKHNLKRIETSIKWVLFAIISGVVAGGAGTLFYFGMTLVTLIRTKHPWLIFLLPFGGLVIVGCYRLLHDEHDTGTNLVISAIHSDDNLPLKMAPLIFISTLITHLFGGSAGREGAALQLGGSIGNGIGKLFHFDDKDKHIMIMCGMSACFSALFGTPMAAAIFSMEVVSVGIMYYAALVPCVISSLVAHGIAVSFGISQELFLIDSIPSFGIGNAVRISVLAILCAGISILFCVMLHQSEALYKHFFKNPYVKVFVGGCIVIVLTLLVGNQNYNGTGVNIIAQCIDGTVRPEAFLLKMIFTAATLGAGYKGGEIVPSFFTGAAFGCLFGNLLGFSPALCTAVGMAAVFCGVTNCPITSLLISFELFGYDGMPYFLLAVAFSYMLSGYFGLYHSQKIIYSKYKTNYINKKTE is encoded by the coding sequence ATGAAAGAAATCATCAGACATAAAATAAAACACAATTTAAAACGCATTGAAACTTCTATTAAATGGGTTCTGTTTGCAATTATCTCCGGTGTTGTTGCCGGAGGCGCCGGAACATTATTTTATTTTGGCATGACGTTAGTCACACTGATCCGCACCAAACATCCATGGCTGATCTTTCTGCTTCCTTTTGGCGGTCTTGTGATCGTCGGCTGTTACCGTCTGCTTCACGACGAGCATGACACCGGTACCAATCTCGTGATTTCTGCGATCCATTCCGACGATAATCTGCCGCTAAAAATGGCACCACTGATCTTTATTTCCACACTGATCACCCATTTGTTTGGCGGATCTGCAGGCCGTGAGGGTGCTGCTTTGCAGCTTGGCGGAAGCATCGGTAACGGAATTGGTAAACTGTTTCATTTTGACGACAAGGACAAGCATATTATGATCATGTGCGGCATGAGTGCCTGTTTCTCCGCATTGTTTGGCACACCTATGGCTGCTGCTATTTTCTCCATGGAAGTTGTAAGTGTCGGCATCATGTATTACGCTGCACTGGTTCCATGCGTAATCTCTTCCCTTGTTGCGCATGGGATTGCCGTTTCTTTTGGGATTTCGCAGGAACTTTTTCTCATTGATTCGATTCCTTCTTTCGGAATCGGCAACGCCGTCCGCATCTCCGTGCTGGCAATTCTCTGCGCCGGTATCAGTATCCTGTTCTGCGTGATGCTGCACCAGTCCGAAGCGCTTTATAAACATTTTTTCAAGAATCCTTATGTAAAGGTTTTCGTTGGTGGATGTATCGTGATCGTGCTGACACTGCTTGTCGGTAACCAGAATTACAACGGAACAGGCGTCAATATCATCGCACAGTGCATCGACGGCACCGTGCGCCCGGAAGCATTTTTACTGAAAATGATCTTTACAGCTGCCACGCTTGGCGCCGGCTACAAAGGCGGCGAGATCGTGCCTTCGTTTTTCACGGGTGCAGCGTTTGGATGTCTGTTCGGAAACCTGCTCGGCTTTTCGCCTGCACTCTGCACCGCTGTCGGCATGGCTGCTGTATTCTGCGGTGTAACTAACTGTCCGATCACTTCTCTTTTGATCAGTTTTGAGCTGTTCGGTTATGACGGAATGCCATACTTTTTACTGGCAGTTGCTTTCAGCTACATGCTTTCCGGTTATTTCGGACTCTACCACAGCCAGAAGATCATTTACTCAAAGTATAAGACGAATTATATTAACAAGAAAACGGAATAA
- a CDS encoding ABC transporter substrate-binding protein, with amino-acid sequence MKRKVLSVMLASAMLATMFAGCGNGNAGNTSGTANAGNKTEEAAKTEEAAKTTEASDAEKTADSASGSGSVYYLNFKPEQDQAWQDLAGIYTEQTGVPVTVITAADGTYEQTLKSEMAKSEAPTLFQVNGPVGLANWKDYCYDLSDSEICKQLSSEDFALKNDAGEVSGVAYVLETYGLIYNKKILNDYCTMDNAVISSPDEINSFDKLKAVADDIQARKDEINSQFGYDLQGAFTSAGMDGSSDWRFKTHLANLPIYYEYKDKGITSTDAIEGTYLDNYKQIWDLYITDSTCEPGVLSSKTGDEAESEFGMEEAVFYQNGTWEYGNLTNEDNGYLVTADDMGMMPIYIGAPGEENQGLCTGSENYWCVNKQASEEDIQATLDFLSWVINSDEGRDSMAHAMGFTTPFLTFTGDYVADNVFIQDANQYIADGKTPVSWNFSTIPSETWKDGVGSALLEYAQGTGDWDAVVSAFVDGWATEYAAANGQ; translated from the coding sequence ATGAAAAGAAAAGTTTTATCAGTGATGTTAGCATCCGCTATGTTAGCAACCATGTTTGCAGGATGTGGTAACGGAAATGCGGGGAATACTTCCGGAACAGCAAATGCAGGAAACAAGACAGAAGAGGCTGCAAAGACAGAAGAGGCTGCAAAGACAACCGAGGCATCTGATGCAGAAAAGACTGCAGACAGTGCATCAGGAAGCGGTTCTGTATATTATCTGAACTTCAAACCGGAGCAGGATCAGGCATGGCAGGATTTAGCAGGTATCTATACAGAGCAGACGGGTGTGCCGGTAACAGTTATTACCGCAGCAGACGGTACATATGAGCAGACATTAAAATCTGAAATGGCAAAGAGCGAAGCTCCTACATTATTTCAGGTAAATGGACCGGTAGGACTTGCAAACTGGAAAGATTACTGCTATGACTTATCCGACAGCGAGATCTGCAAACAGCTTTCCAGTGAAGATTTTGCATTAAAGAATGACGCTGGTGAGGTTTCCGGTGTCGCATATGTGCTCGAGACATACGGTCTCATTTACAATAAGAAGATTTTAAATGATTACTGTACCATGGATAACGCAGTGATTTCTTCTCCGGATGAGATCAACAGCTTTGATAAATTAAAAGCAGTGGCAGATGATATTCAGGCGAGAAAAGATGAGATCAACAGCCAGTTCGGATACGATCTTCAGGGTGCATTTACATCTGCAGGTATGGATGGATCTTCTGACTGGAGATTTAAGACACATCTTGCAAATCTTCCAATTTACTATGAATACAAAGACAAAGGCATCACAAGCACAGATGCGATTGAGGGAACATACCTTGACAATTATAAACAAATCTGGGATTTATACATCACAGATTCTACCTGTGAACCAGGTGTCCTCTCCAGCAAGACAGGTGATGAAGCTGAGTCAGAGTTCGGTATGGAAGAAGCAGTATTCTATCAGAATGGTACATGGGAGTACGGCAATCTGACAAACGAGGATAATGGATATTTAGTAACAGCAGATGATATGGGCATGATGCCGATTTACATTGGTGCTCCTGGTGAAGAAAATCAGGGACTCTGCACAGGTTCCGAAAACTACTGGTGTGTAAACAAACAGGCTTCGGAGGAAGATATCCAGGCAACACTTGATTTCTTAAGCTGGGTAATTAATTCGGATGAAGGACGTGACTCCATGGCGCATGCAATGGGATTCACAACACCATTCTTAACATTTACCGGTGACTATGTAGCTGACAACGTATTCATTCAGGATGCAAACCAGTATATTGCAGATGGCAAGACTCCTGTTTCATGGAACTTCTCAACCATTCCTTCTGAGACATGGAAAGATGGCGTTGGCTCCGCATTACTTGAGTATGCACAGGGTACCGGTGACTGGGATGCAGTTGTAAGCGCATTCGTAGACGGCTGGGCAACTGAGTATGCAGCAGCAAACGGACAGTAA
- a CDS encoding carbohydrate ABC transporter permease, translating into MEKSIKKYFPIFALPTLVAFTIGFIVPFLMGIYLSFCEFTTVTDASFVGLKNYLRVFTDPTFVHALWYTALFTVVSVITINVFAFTIAMLLTKGIRGTNVFRTVFFMPNLIGGIVLGYIWQILLNGILANFGKTLTYSSSYGFWGLIVLMNWQQIGYMMIIYIAGIQNIPGELIEAAKMDGANSWQLLKKVTIPMVMPSITICTFLTLTNSFKLFDQNLALTAGEPSNNSQMLALNIFDTFYGRNGWEGVGQAKAVIFFIIVAVIALAQNRLTRSKEVQQ; encoded by the coding sequence ATGGAGAAATCAATAAAAAAATATTTTCCAATTTTTGCGCTCCCGACTTTAGTGGCATTTACCATAGGTTTTATAGTTCCTTTTCTTATGGGTATCTATTTATCATTTTGTGAATTTACCACAGTAACGGATGCGTCCTTTGTTGGACTGAAAAATTACCTGCGTGTATTTACCGATCCAACATTTGTACATGCGCTGTGGTATACCGCATTATTTACAGTGGTATCAGTGATTACAATCAATGTATTTGCATTTACCATAGCGATGCTTTTAACAAAGGGAATTAGGGGAACAAATGTGTTCCGGACCGTATTTTTTATGCCAAACCTGATCGGAGGTATCGTTTTAGGATATATCTGGCAGATCCTTTTAAACGGAATTCTGGCAAACTTCGGAAAAACATTGACCTATTCTTCCTCATATGGTTTCTGGGGACTGATCGTTTTGATGAACTGGCAGCAGATCGGTTATATGATGATCATTTATATTGCGGGTATCCAGAACATTCCGGGTGAACTGATCGAGGCGGCAAAGATGGATGGTGCAAACAGCTGGCAGCTGTTAAAGAAAGTAACGATTCCGATGGTTATGCCATCCATCACGATCTGTACATTCCTGACACTGACGAACTCCTTTAAGCTGTTCGACCAGAACCTTGCATTGACAGCAGGAGAGCCGTCAAATAATTCACAGATGCTTGCGTTAAATATCTTTGATACATTTTATGGAAGAAATGGATGGGAAGGTGTCGGACAGGCGAAAGCGGTGATCTTCTTTATCATAGTGGCAGTTATCGCACTGGCACAGAACCGTCTGACCAGAAGTAAGGAGGTACAGCAGTAA
- a CDS encoding carbohydrate ABC transporter permease, whose translation MAKQTDNQVSAVRRAKHGWILTLFFSILAVFYLYPIFLVLINSLKKKGFIMKSPFAFPDERSFFGMTNFVKGIEKTNFFAAFGNSVIITVGSVAVIIFCTSMCAWFITRVHNKFTMALYMLCLFSMIVPFQMVMFPLSKLANMMHLSNPIGIILVYLGFGAGLAVFMFCGFVKSIPLEIEEAAMIDGCTPIQTFFQVVFPIMKPTVITVAILQAMWIWNDYLLPYLVLDLKKYKTIPIVIQYLKGGYGAVDWGTMMAMLVLAIIPIIIFYGICQKYIIEGVVAGAVKG comes from the coding sequence ATGGCAAAACAGACAGACAATCAGGTAAGTGCAGTAAGGCGTGCAAAACACGGATGGATACTGACACTGTTTTTCAGCATTTTAGCTGTATTTTATCTGTATCCGATTTTTTTGGTGCTGATCAACTCGTTAAAGAAAAAAGGATTTATTATGAAAAGTCCTTTTGCATTTCCGGATGAGCGTTCTTTCTTCGGTATGACAAACTTTGTAAAGGGAATTGAGAAGACGAATTTCTTTGCAGCGTTCGGTAACTCGGTTATTATCACGGTAGGTTCCGTGGCAGTGATCATATTCTGCACATCCATGTGTGCATGGTTTATCACCAGAGTACATAATAAATTTACCATGGCACTTTACATGTTATGTCTTTTCTCCATGATCGTGCCGTTCCAGATGGTAATGTTCCCGTTATCTAAGCTGGCAAACATGATGCATTTGAGCAACCCGATCGGTATTATATTAGTATATCTGGGATTTGGAGCAGGGCTTGCGGTATTTATGTTCTGTGGATTTGTAAAGAGCATTCCGTTAGAGATCGAGGAGGCCGCCATGATCGATGGCTGTACACCGATCCAGACCTTCTTCCAGGTCGTATTCCCAATCATGAAACCGACGGTTATCACGGTTGCAATCTTACAGGCAATGTGGATCTGGAATGATTATCTGCTGCCGTATCTGGTACTTGACCTGAAAAAATATAAGACAATCCCGATTGTAATCCAGTATTTAAAAGGCGGTTACGGTGCGGTAGACTGGGGTACCATGATGGCGATGCTGGTACTCGCAATCATCCCGATCATCATTTTTTATGGAATCTGTCAGAAATATATTATTGAAGGAGTAGTTGCAGGAGCGGTAAAAGGCTGA
- a CDS encoding LacI family DNA-binding transcriptional regulator codes for MKNMVTIKDIARESGYSVSTVSRVLNHRNDVSPDAKKKIEKVVAAYNFVPNNNAKHLKQSNSKSIGVLVKGIQNMLFASIVEEIQCMIENTDYTLIVSYLDEDADEVEQAVLLCRERKPLGLLFLGGNPEYFKKEFAQVDVPCVLVTNLADQMDFPNLSSVATDDIAAAKCAVDALFDAGHTKIGILGGDIEKSYTSHQRFIGCQQSFLEHDTVFVPEKSYEKARFSYDSAYRGMKRLIARCPDITAVFAMSDVMAIGVIRALRDLEYRVPEDVSVIGFDGTALAEYYNPKLATIKQQYQTLATRSVEILFGQIELKRSQIHEIVPFELASGESIQKIR; via the coding sequence ATGAAAAATATGGTTACGATAAAAGACATAGCCAGGGAATCAGGATATTCCGTCAGTACCGTGTCACGTGTGCTGAATCACAGAAATGATGTCAGTCCGGATGCAAAAAAGAAAATCGAAAAAGTAGTCGCAGCGTATAATTTTGTGCCAAACAATAATGCGAAACATCTAAAACAGAGTAATTCCAAATCCATTGGTGTGCTGGTAAAAGGTATCCAAAATATGCTTTTTGCCAGCATCGTGGAAGAAATCCAGTGTATGATTGAAAATACAGACTATACGCTGATCGTATCCTATTTAGATGAGGATGCAGATGAGGTGGAGCAGGCAGTTCTCCTCTGCAGGGAGAGAAAGCCGCTTGGACTGCTCTTTTTAGGAGGTAATCCGGAGTATTTCAAAAAAGAATTTGCGCAGGTCGATGTGCCGTGTGTGCTTGTGACAAACCTTGCAGACCAGATGGATTTTCCAAACCTTTCTTCTGTTGCGACAGACGATATCGCCGCTGCAAAATGTGCAGTGGATGCGTTATTTGATGCAGGTCATACGAAGATTGGTATTTTAGGTGGAGATATTGAAAAATCGTACACCAGCCATCAGCGTTTTATCGGCTGTCAGCAGAGCTTTTTGGAACATGATACTGTGTTTGTGCCGGAAAAAAGCTACGAAAAAGCACGATTTTCCTATGACAGCGCATATCGCGGTATGAAACGGCTGATCGCCAGGTGTCCGGATATCACGGCTGTGTTTGCCATGTCGGATGTCATGGCGATCGGTGTGATCCGTGCACTGCGGGATTTAGAATACCGTGTGCCGGAGGATGTGTCAGTGATTGGATTTGACGGAACAGCTCTGGCAGAATACTATAATCCGAAACTTGCAACGATCAAACAGCAGTATCAGACACTTGCAACCAGAAGCGTGGAAATCCTGTTTGGGCAGATTGAGTTAAAGCGGAGTCAGATTCATGAGATCGTTCCGTTTGAACTGGCAAGTGGAGAAAGTATTCAAAAAATCAGGTAA